The Coffea arabica cultivar ET-39 chromosome 1e, Coffea Arabica ET-39 HiFi, whole genome shotgun sequence genome has a window encoding:
- the LOC113734160 gene encoding uncharacterized protein isoform X3: MAVPMFNLAPDMTVSRLCLGTMTFGEQNTLLQSFQLLDKAFDAGINFFDSAEMYPVPQRPHTQGRSEEYFGRWIRDRKIPRDRVVFATKVSGPSGQMTWIRNGPESLDARNITEALENSLLRVQTDYIDLYQIHWPDRYVPMFGETDYDPGRYISHISFDEQLDALGRAVDAGKIRYIGLSNETPYGVMKFLEIAQKEPHYPRIVSLQNAYNLLCRNFDFGMAECCHHERVCLLAYSPLAMGILSGKYFSLDKGPPDARFNLFRGRYAEGESRYNLSKTSIKAATESYLEIAEEYNIHPVSLAIAFVLRHPLVASAIFGATTVWQIQEVLNACSVNLSDDIIADVNKVHSRFPNPCP; this comes from the exons ATGGCTGTTCCGATGTTCAATCTCGCTCCTGATATGACGGTTTCTAGACTTTGTTTAG GGACGATGACGTTTGGTGAGCAAAACACGTTGCTTCAGTCCTTTCAATTGCTGGACAAAGCTTTCGATGCTGGAATAAACTTCTTCGATTCCGCCGAAAT GTACCCAGTGCCACAGCGACCCCATACTCAAGGGAGGAGTGAGGAGTATTTTGGCCGTTGGATTAGAGATAGAAAAATTCCTCGTGACCGTGTTGTTTTTGCTACCAAG GTCAGTGGGCCATCTGGACAGATGACTTGGATTCGAAATGGACCGGAAAGTTTGGATGCCAGGAATATAACAGAAGCCCTAGAGAATAG TTTGTTGCGTGTTCAAACTGATTACATAGACTTGTATCAAATCCACTGGCCTGATCG TTATGTTCCAATGTTTGGAGAAACTGACTATGATCCTGGCCGTTATATTTCACATATAAGTTTTGATGAACAACTTGATGCTTTAGGCAGAGCTGTTGATGCTGGTAAG ATCAGATACATCGGACTAAGCAATGAGACTCCGTATGGAGTCATGAAGTTTCTGGAAATTGCCCAAAAGGAACCTCACTATCCAAGGATAGTATCTTTGCAG AATGCGTACAACTTGCTTTGCCGGAACTTTGATTTTGGGATGGCTGAATGCTGTCACCATGAGAG GGTTTGTCTGTTAGCATACAGTCCTTTAGCCATGGGCATTCTCTCCGGCAAGTATTTCTCACTTGACAAGGGTCCGCCAGATGCTCGTTTTAATCTTTTCAGAG GAAGATATGCTGAAGGAGAGTCGAGATACAACCTGTCAAAGACCAGTATAAAGGCAGCCACTGAA TCATATCTTGAAATTGCAGAAGAATACAACATCCACCCGGTGTCTCTTGCAATTG CCTTTGTTCTTCGACACCCTCTTGTTGCAAGTGCCATTTTTGGAGCTACAACAGTGTGGCAAATCCAAGAGGTTCTCAATGCCTGCA
- the LOC113734160 gene encoding uncharacterized protein isoform X1 — protein MAVPMFNLAPDMTVSRLCLGTMTFGEQNTLLQSFQLLDKAFDAGINFFDSAEMYPVPQRPHTQGRSEEYFGRWIRDRKIPRDRVVFATKVSGPSGQMTWIRNGPESLDARNITEALENSLLRVQTDYIDLYQIHWPDRKLCYKTKKKKSLFSWMMSTGISCSYVPMFGETDYDPGRYISHISFDEQLDALGRAVDAGKIRYIGLSNETPYGVMKFLEIAQKEPHYPRIVSLQNAYNLLCRNFDFGMAECCHHERVCLLAYSPLAMGILSGKYFSLDKGPPDARFNLFRGRYAEGESRYNLSKTSIKAATESYLEIAEEYNIHPVSLAIAFVLRHPLVASAIFGATTVWQIQEVLNACSVNLSDDIIADVNKVHSRFPNPCP, from the exons ATGGCTGTTCCGATGTTCAATCTCGCTCCTGATATGACGGTTTCTAGACTTTGTTTAG GGACGATGACGTTTGGTGAGCAAAACACGTTGCTTCAGTCCTTTCAATTGCTGGACAAAGCTTTCGATGCTGGAATAAACTTCTTCGATTCCGCCGAAAT GTACCCAGTGCCACAGCGACCCCATACTCAAGGGAGGAGTGAGGAGTATTTTGGCCGTTGGATTAGAGATAGAAAAATTCCTCGTGACCGTGTTGTTTTTGCTACCAAG GTCAGTGGGCCATCTGGACAGATGACTTGGATTCGAAATGGACCGGAAAGTTTGGATGCCAGGAATATAACAGAAGCCCTAGAGAATAG TTTGTTGCGTGTTCAAACTGATTACATAGACTTGTATCAAATCCACTGGCCTGATCG AAAATTAtgttacaaaacaaaaaaaaaaaaaagtttgttttCGTGGATGATGTCCACTGGGATTTCTTGCAGTTATGTTCCAATGTTTGGAGAAACTGACTATGATCCTGGCCGTTATATTTCACATATAAGTTTTGATGAACAACTTGATGCTTTAGGCAGAGCTGTTGATGCTGGTAAG ATCAGATACATCGGACTAAGCAATGAGACTCCGTATGGAGTCATGAAGTTTCTGGAAATTGCCCAAAAGGAACCTCACTATCCAAGGATAGTATCTTTGCAG AATGCGTACAACTTGCTTTGCCGGAACTTTGATTTTGGGATGGCTGAATGCTGTCACCATGAGAG GGTTTGTCTGTTAGCATACAGTCCTTTAGCCATGGGCATTCTCTCCGGCAAGTATTTCTCACTTGACAAGGGTCCGCCAGATGCTCGTTTTAATCTTTTCAGAG GAAGATATGCTGAAGGAGAGTCGAGATACAACCTGTCAAAGACCAGTATAAAGGCAGCCACTGAA TCATATCTTGAAATTGCAGAAGAATACAACATCCACCCGGTGTCTCTTGCAATTG CCTTTGTTCTTCGACACCCTCTTGTTGCAAGTGCCATTTTTGGAGCTACAACAGTGTGGCAAATCCAAGAGGTTCTCAATGCCTGCA
- the LOC113734160 gene encoding uncharacterized protein isoform X2: MAVPMFNLAPDMTVSRLCLGTMTFGEQNTLLQSFQLLDKAFDAGINFFDSAEMYPVPQRPHTQGRSEEYFGRWIRDRKIPRDRVVFATKVSGPSGQMTWIRNGPESLDARNITEALENSLLRVQTDYIDLYQIHWPDRKLCYKTKKKKSLFSWMMSTGISCSYVPMFGETDYDPGRYISHISFDEQLDALGRAVDAGKIRYIGLSNETPYGVMKFLEIAQKEPHYPRIVSLQNAYNLLCRNFDFGMAECCHHERVCLLAYSPLAMGILSGKYFSLDKGPPDARFNLFRGRYAEGESRYNLSKTSIKAATESYLEIAEEYNIHPVSLAIAFVLRHPLVASAIFGATTVWQIQEVLNACSVNLSDDIIADVNKGGNGLA, encoded by the exons ATGGCTGTTCCGATGTTCAATCTCGCTCCTGATATGACGGTTTCTAGACTTTGTTTAG GGACGATGACGTTTGGTGAGCAAAACACGTTGCTTCAGTCCTTTCAATTGCTGGACAAAGCTTTCGATGCTGGAATAAACTTCTTCGATTCCGCCGAAAT GTACCCAGTGCCACAGCGACCCCATACTCAAGGGAGGAGTGAGGAGTATTTTGGCCGTTGGATTAGAGATAGAAAAATTCCTCGTGACCGTGTTGTTTTTGCTACCAAG GTCAGTGGGCCATCTGGACAGATGACTTGGATTCGAAATGGACCGGAAAGTTTGGATGCCAGGAATATAACAGAAGCCCTAGAGAATAG TTTGTTGCGTGTTCAAACTGATTACATAGACTTGTATCAAATCCACTGGCCTGATCG AAAATTAtgttacaaaacaaaaaaaaaaaaaagtttgttttCGTGGATGATGTCCACTGGGATTTCTTGCAGTTATGTTCCAATGTTTGGAGAAACTGACTATGATCCTGGCCGTTATATTTCACATATAAGTTTTGATGAACAACTTGATGCTTTAGGCAGAGCTGTTGATGCTGGTAAG ATCAGATACATCGGACTAAGCAATGAGACTCCGTATGGAGTCATGAAGTTTCTGGAAATTGCCCAAAAGGAACCTCACTATCCAAGGATAGTATCTTTGCAG AATGCGTACAACTTGCTTTGCCGGAACTTTGATTTTGGGATGGCTGAATGCTGTCACCATGAGAG GGTTTGTCTGTTAGCATACAGTCCTTTAGCCATGGGCATTCTCTCCGGCAAGTATTTCTCACTTGACAAGGGTCCGCCAGATGCTCGTTTTAATCTTTTCAGAG GAAGATATGCTGAAGGAGAGTCGAGATACAACCTGTCAAAGACCAGTATAAAGGCAGCCACTGAA TCATATCTTGAAATTGCAGAAGAATACAACATCCACCCGGTGTCTCTTGCAATTG CCTTTGTTCTTCGACACCCTCTTGTTGCAAGTGCCATTTTTGGAGCTACAACAGTGTGGCAAATCCAAGAGGTTCTCAATGCCTGCA
- the LOC113734152 gene encoding histone H2AX has translation MSSTGGSTKGGRGKPKSSKSVSRSQKAGLQFPVGRIARFLKAGKYAERVGAGAPVYLSAVLEYLAAEVLELAGNAARDNKKNRIVPRHIQLAVRNDEELSKLLGAVTIANGGVLPNIHQNLLPKKVGKGKGDIGSASQEF, from the exons ATGAGTTCCACCGGAGGCTCCACCAAGGGCGGCAGAGGCAAGCCCAAATCATCTAAATCCGTCTCCCGATCTCAGAAAGCTGGTCTACAGTTCCCCGTCGGTCGAATCGCCCGTTTCCTCAAAGCCGGTAAATATGCTGAACGCGTTGGCGCTGGTGCCCCCGTCTACCTCTCCGCGGTTCTTGAATACCTTGCCGCTGAG GTTCTCGAACTTGCCGGGAATGCCGCGAGAGATAACAAGAAGAATAGGATCGTCCCAAGGCACATACAACTCGCTGTGCGGAATGACGAGGAGTTAAGCAAGCTTTTGGGTGCTGTTACCATTGCAAACGGTGGCGTCCTGCCTAACATTCATCAAAATCTTTTACCCAAAAAGGTTGGCAAAGGAAAAGGCGACATTGGATCTGCGTCTcaagaattttag
- the LOC113734145 gene encoding histone H2AX: MSSITTATKSTGGGRGKAKGSKSVSRSEKAGLQFPVGRIARFLKKGRYAQRVGSGSPVYLSAVLEYLAAEVLELAGNAARDNKRNRIIPRHIQLAVRNDEELSKLLGAVTIANGGVMPNIHQNLLPKKAAGGKAEIGSVSQEF, from the exons ATGAGCTCAATAACAACAGCAACCAAATCCACCGGTGGCGGCCGAGGCAAGGCCAAAGGCTCCAAATCGGTGTCCAGATCTGAGAAGGCCGGTCTCCAGTTCCCCGTCGGTCGGATTGCTCGATTCCTCAAGAAAGGCCGTTATGCCCAGCGCGTTGGCTCTGGTTCACCGGTCTACCTCTCCGCCGTTCTGGAATACCTTGCAGCTGAG GTGCTGGAGCTTGCTGGAAATGCTGCTAGAGATAACAAGAGGAACAGGATCATACCCAGGCACATTCAGTTGGCGGTGAGGAATGATGAAGAGTTGAGCAAGTTGCTTGGAGCTGTGACCATTGCCAATGGAGGGGTTATGCCAAACATTCATCAGAATCTGCTGCCCAAGAAGGCTGCCGGTGGGAAGGCAGAGATCGGCTCCGTGTCCCAGGAATTTTAG